A single window of uncultured Methanospirillum sp. DNA harbors:
- a CDS encoding TetR/AcrR family transcriptional regulator, whose product MPKVIPGYKDDAKRKIIQAAIDVIAERGFALTTIDEIATRLGVSKGAVYWYFPNKNALVKEVYTYIEEDFKRVHYKKYYNQSINKFLQVLFNKFSSNDYKLRRVFFEMVALAQRSTIEKNSLSKFLMDFIQTIKEIIEIEQKNHQLDDDIDPEIFAFLIVSQYLGIHLLSTLWLSQDKIDKIWDGFESHMFMKNQEDSKNFETSSKKK is encoded by the coding sequence ATGCCTAAAGTAATTCCTGGCTATAAGGATGATGCTAAAAGGAAGATTATTCAGGCAGCTATTGATGTTATTGCAGAACGAGGATTTGCCTTAACTACCATTGATGAGATTGCTACCAGGCTTGGAGTAAGTAAAGGAGCCGTCTATTGGTACTTTCCAAACAAAAATGCCCTTGTAAAAGAAGTCTATACGTATATCGAAGAAGATTTTAAGCGAGTTCATTACAAAAAATATTACAATCAATCAATAAACAAGTTTTTACAGGTTCTCTTCAATAAATTTTCTTCAAACGATTATAAATTACGCAGAGTTTTTTTTGAGATGGTTGCGTTAGCCCAACGAAGTACCATAGAGAAAAATTCGCTCTCTAAATTTCTTATGGATTTTATACAAACAATAAAGGAAATTATTGAGATAGAACAAAAAAATCATCAATTGGATGATGACATTGATCCGGAAATATTCGCATTTTTAATAGTAAGTCAGTATCTTGGGATACATCTATTATCTACATTATGGCTGTCTCAAGACAAGATAGATAAGATCTGGGATGGATTTGAATCTCATATGTTTATGAAAAACCAAGAAGACTCAAAGAATTTCGAAACCTCGTCAAAGAAGAAATAG
- the istB gene encoding IS21-like element helper ATPase IstB, with protein MTPELEDLCKQLHIAGVYQFIQEQCGSDPDTISILTNACQFELKIRMTNRQIRTLKLAGFPTQKRFDELSVEALPDDGRRILQDLKLLNFIQETKNVVFIGNSGTGKTHMAIATGVCACENNYKVIFKTAAGLVNELLEAKRAGRFTLLMRQFKKIDILILDELGYITFDLEGAELLFQILAARYEILSTVITTNLPFSEWIKVFHDKTLTAALLDRITHRAIVVNMNGSSYRRRSSKS; from the coding sequence ATGACGCCGGAACTAGAAGATCTGTGTAAACAACTCCATATTGCCGGTGTTTACCAATTTATCCAGGAGCAGTGTGGTTCTGATCCGGATACAATTTCTATTCTGACAAACGCTTGTCAATTCGAACTGAAAATCAGGATGACAAACCGTCAGATACGAACACTAAAACTGGCAGGATTTCCTACTCAAAAGAGATTTGATGAGTTGTCAGTAGAGGCATTACCTGATGATGGGAGAAGGATTCTGCAGGATCTAAAACTACTCAACTTTATTCAGGAAACGAAAAATGTTGTGTTTATTGGTAATTCTGGGACCGGAAAGACTCACATGGCTATTGCAACAGGAGTTTGTGCATGTGAGAATAACTACAAAGTAATTTTTAAAACGGCAGCGGGGTTGGTGAATGAATTGCTTGAAGCAAAACGAGCAGGGAGATTCACCCTCTTGATGAGGCAGTTTAAGAAGATTGATATTCTTATCCTGGATGAACTCGGCTACATAACCTTTGATTTGGAGGGAGCTGAGTTGTTGTTTCAGATCCTTGCTGCAAGATATGAGATACTTAGTACGGTGATTACAACGAATTTACCGTTTTCTGAATGGATAAAAGTGTTCCATGATAAAACTCTGACCGCTGCTCTGCTTGACCGGATCACCCATCGAGCAATTGTTGTCAATATGAATGGTTCGAGTTATAGAAGAAGGTCCAGCAAATCCTAA
- the istA gene encoding IS21 family transposase: protein MAEIQQIVASYNRCGSYSQVAREFHISRNTVKKYVLRVNEVRSGLRDEILPSNRKIIQPPRVVTDEILLHIHTLLEQNLTRPRKQRMNARQIFDQVTQTGYSISYATVKRLISSWNKSHSSREVYILQEPEPGYRAEFDWCEVSLQIKGVWTKVSMAVMVLTYSLFRFARLYYHETQQEVIDAHIQFFTEIQSVPRYIYYDNLRAVYDYSRKKFQDTYLQFASHYGYSYEVCNPASPHEKGTDEESVSYIRRNAFGERTSFESIQEAQEWLIASLEQINSKNVYRRDKTPIEALKDEQKSMFSLPSLDYSNVLTKLARISKYSFVTFDRNYYSVPDTYRQKHILLKISQEQIDLLSGSELITSHQRLYVKGQYSLNICHFLKTFERKPGSLQHSKVIQQAPPALQNLFESHYKEKPLEFIQILNLTAICTVPQLVSAIEKLQKNHILPGYDTIRMILNNTPSPVTESLERFDMIDVQEPDLTVYDQVMECTA, encoded by the coding sequence ATGGCAGAGATCCAACAAATCGTTGCATCTTACAATAGATGCGGCTCATATAGCCAGGTTGCACGAGAGTTCCACATCTCTCGTAACACGGTCAAGAAGTATGTTCTCCGGGTAAATGAGGTTAGATCCGGACTTAGGGATGAGATCCTTCCTTCAAATCGTAAAATAATTCAACCTCCTCGGGTTGTGACAGATGAAATCCTGCTCCACATCCACACTCTCCTCGAACAAAACCTGACCCGTCCTAGAAAACAGAGGATGAATGCACGGCAGATCTTTGATCAGGTTACTCAAACCGGTTACTCGATCAGTTATGCTACCGTCAAACGACTCATATCCTCATGGAATAAATCCCATTCTTCACGAGAAGTGTATATTCTCCAGGAGCCAGAACCCGGTTATCGAGCAGAGTTTGACTGGTGTGAAGTCAGTCTTCAAATCAAAGGAGTCTGGACGAAAGTATCCATGGCAGTCATGGTCCTGACCTACTCGTTATTCCGATTCGCCCGACTGTATTACCATGAAACCCAGCAAGAAGTTATCGATGCCCATATTCAGTTCTTTACCGAGATTCAGTCTGTTCCGCGGTACATCTATTATGACAATCTTAGAGCAGTCTATGACTATTCAAGGAAAAAGTTCCAGGATACATACCTTCAATTTGCATCTCATTACGGCTATTCCTATGAAGTATGTAATCCGGCTTCTCCGCATGAAAAGGGAACAGATGAAGAGAGCGTCAGTTATATCAGAAGGAATGCATTCGGAGAACGGACATCATTTGAGTCAATCCAAGAAGCTCAGGAGTGGCTCATTGCATCTCTTGAGCAAATAAATAGTAAAAACGTATATCGAAGGGACAAGACTCCCATTGAGGCTTTGAAGGATGAACAGAAATCTATGTTTTCGCTTCCATCTCTTGATTATTCGAACGTACTAACTAAATTAGCCCGAATTTCAAAGTATTCATTTGTAACCTTTGACCGTAATTATTACTCAGTTCCTGATACCTATCGTCAAAAACACATTCTGCTCAAAATCTCTCAGGAACAGATAGATCTCCTATCTGGCTCTGAATTGATCACATCACACCAGAGATTGTATGTGAAAGGGCAGTACTCTCTCAATATTTGCCATTTCCTGAAAACATTTGAAAGAAAACCGGGATCCCTTCAACATTCAAAAGTTATTCAACAGGCTCCTCCTGCTCTTCAAAATCTTTTTGAATCGCATTACAAGGAAAAGCCGTTGGAATTCATTCAGATACTTAACCTGACTGCCATATGTACCGTACCTCAATTGGTTTCTGCAATTGAAAAACTACAGAAAAACCATATTCTACCGGGATATGATACAATTCGAATGATTTTAAATAATACTCCTTCTCCGGTCACTGAGTCATTAGAAAGATTTGATATGATCGATGTACAGGAGCCGGATCTCACTGTATATGATCAGGTGATGGAGTGTACAGCATGA
- a CDS encoding isoprenylcysteine carboxylmethyltransferase family protein, which yields MTNSLDDKRIENIIRICSIIKILLLFNLPTGVLLFLSAGTINWPMGWLYVLIFLISNSYITLYINPDLSKERTKKHPDSKKWDHYLLIIIFLFGIITWIIAGLDHRFGWSGDIPVSIQVFSVLMVIFGNVLFAWGILSNTFFSTTVRIQSERGHKVISHGPYRFLRHPGYLGVCSYTIFQCFMLSSVWALVPATVVVTAFVIRTYLEDETLQRELFGYNEYVKEVRFRLIPGVW from the coding sequence ATGACTAATTCTCTTGATGACAAAAGAATTGAAAATATAATCCGGATTTGTTCTATAATTAAGATACTGCTTCTATTTAATCTTCCAACCGGAGTTCTACTTTTTTTATCCGCTGGAACGATTAATTGGCCGATGGGCTGGTTATACGTACTAATTTTCCTGATCAGTAATTCGTACATCACACTATATATCAATCCAGACCTCTCGAAGGAACGAACAAAAAAACATCCAGACTCTAAAAAATGGGATCATTATCTCCTGATTATTATATTCCTGTTTGGAATAATCACATGGATTATCGCAGGTCTCGATCATCGATTTGGTTGGTCTGGCGATATCCCGGTAAGTATTCAGGTTTTTTCAGTTCTCATGGTAATATTTGGTAATGTCCTCTTTGCATGGGGAATTCTATCTAATACCTTTTTCTCAACAACAGTAAGAATCCAGTCCGAACGTGGTCATAAGGTAATTTCTCATGGACCATATCGATTTCTTCGTCATCCTGGTTATCTTGGAGTATGTTCCTACACCATTTTTCAATGTTTCATGTTGAGCTCTGTCTGGGCCCTCGTTCCGGCAACAGTTGTAGTAACGGCATTTGTCATTCGAACATACCTGGAGGATGAAACTCTACAGAGAGAATTGTTTGGGTATAATGAGTACGTGAAAGAAGTCAGATTTCGTCTCATTCCAGGAGTATGGTAA